The genomic stretch ATTGAAAGCGGCTGGCTGCTCACCAACAACCATGTGCTGCCCAACAGGGAAATAGCCGGACAGGCCATGGTACAGTTTGGCTACCAGCTACCAGCGGGCATCCCTGTGGACCAAAAAAGAGCTATTGCCGTGAAAGCTGAATCCGTTGCCCGGCTGGATCCTGGCACAGAAGCCGATGGCCGGTTCTTCACCAATAAGGAGCAGGACTGGACATTGGTAAAGCTGGAGCCCCGGGAGCCGGCTTACCCGCACCTGTTCTTCAGCAAGCAACCTGCACAGGAAGGGGATTTTGTCAACATTATCCAGCATCCGCTGGGCGGCCCCAAACAGATAGGCATCTATAATAACCTGGTCATGTTTGCCGGGGATGGCATCCTGCAATACATGACGGATACCAACGATGGGTCGTCCGGATCGCCCGTATTCAACAGCAACTGGGAAGTGGTGGCCATACACCATAGCGGTGGCTGGGTCAAAGATGGACAGAACGGTACCCCAGTGAAACGGAACCAGGGAACGCCCATCTCAATCATCAAAACATTTATCACAGACCATCAGCTATGCCCCTCTTACTAACAAGAAAACATATTCACCGGCTCCGGAAAGAACTGGCAGACACTATTCTCCATGGTGATACAATTATGAGGTATTGTGAAGCTGCCGGCCTGCCTGTCAACAGGATCGAGCTGCGGGGGGACTCCTGGACCATGTGGGGCAGTGTGATTGGTACTACGATCACCGCCGATCACCAGGAGCGTGCGCTCGCCTTGCTGAACCATATTATCACTGATCATCCGGAGAATGAGATCTTCATCCACTATTACAATGAAATTCTTTCCAGCAGGAATGTACGGCTCAGCAAGCTGGCTGCTGCCTTGAAACAACGTAAATGCGTGGTGTTCCTGGGGCCCGACGTATTGAAAGTACGGCAGAACAATAGCCTGGTCAA from Candidatus Pseudobacter hemicellulosilyticus encodes the following:
- a CDS encoding serine protease — protein: MKWNELLTELNYYLANLYLWDTTNATKIRLTQKAGLPAMLINWQLPPVDVWFSILKNAADRDKVDVLLTGIITDGNENDEQLIGARDTVVSGRQPASQPLKSEWKGGTMDKAQKEKILGRRSTLLPIGFLEEGTAAAKAVVRIEVGNESGTGFIIESGWLLTNNHVLPNREIAGQAMVQFGYQLPAGIPVDQKRAIAVKAESVARLDPGTEADGRFFTNKEQDWTLVKLEPREPAYPHLFFSKQPAQEGDFVNIIQHPLGGPKQIGIYNNLVMFAGDGILQYMTDTNDGSSGSPVFNSNWEVVAIHHSGGWVKDGQNGTPVKRNQGTPISIIKTFITDHQLCPSY